The DNA sequence cttcctttccccaaaaagttattctgagaaacataaagtagaatTCGTCAGGGTCAAGTTCTTGTGCAAGAACTTGTACCAGATAGTTGTATCCTCTAGATAGACGTCTGAAACTATAGCACAAGTAGGGGcgaatttctgtcttaggtcACTGCATTGCAGGCCTCTATCTGATCAAGTTAGTGATTCAATTTCGAATTAAagttatttgatttcaattgattattattattatatattcaatttgtgatttagattatatatatatatatatatatacacggttACTATTCATATATACTGATTGGTTCTAACAAAACTAACCTCGTTGTCTGAGCAAGAGCTAGTTGATTGTGACACCAGTGGTGAAGAACAAGGTTGTGAAGGTGTTTTGATGGATGATGCCTTTGGgtttatcaatcaaaatcacGGGCTTATTATCCCTCCACCGGTGTTGATGGAACATGCAATTCCCAGAAGGAAGCAAGTCATGCCGCCTTAATAACTGGCCATGAAGGACGTTCCTGCAAACAGTGAAATTGCCCTTCTTAAGGCTGTTGCAAGTCAACCTATTTCAGTTGCCATTGATGCTAGTGGATCTGATTTCCAATTCTATTCAAGTGGCGTCTTTACTGGTACCTGTGGAACAAGTTTAGACCATGGGTGTTACAGCAGTTGCCTGCGGTGTAAGTGGTGATGGGACAAAGTACTGGTTGGTGAAGAACTCATGGGGTACACAATGGGGTGAACAAGGGTACATAAGGATGCAAAGGGATGTCGATGCAGCGGAAGGCCTTTGCGGCATTCCTATGGCAGCCTCTTACCCCACTGCATAGTCTCTTACCGGCCAATTTAACCACGCAGCGGAGGCGTTCCAGGCGGCGCGTGGCGCGCGGGttgcaggagggaggccggaggcatcttggacggttctgggcagcgttcgaAGTCGGAGGAGGTCAGGGTTGCAAgttctgggcagcaacccgacctgcaactgcaggttttctAGGCAGCGCTGCAACGACGTCACTGGCAactccaccgactgcagaccTCTCCGCCCGACCCCTGGCGTCCTTCCGGCAACCCCCGCTGCTCCGTCGCTTCCCGAGCCAAGCTGCAAcgtcgccgtccgcactttagcgaaagtgcggacgtcctctttggaacggctccgtgtatgtgtgtgtgtgtgtgtataaatatatatatatatcctgatTTGTACATGAACTTGTATATTAAACATTTAAATAGAACTGTGTAAGAAAACTACCGAGTCCAAGAATTATGAAAATGAACTGCATGCTTCTGTTTATCTTGATGTTAGTTGAAGTTTCTCTTAACCTTAACAAGGTAAGATCGAGAGGCACAAAACGTAGGCAATCTCTGCATACGGTTTCATCTTAATTCATTAACTATGAGCCACCTTTTGCAAACCTTTAAATTCAATACATCTGAACGTAGGGACTGGCACCTGTTCATTACACTTTAACTATGTTTAAAATTATAATTTGTCAACTTATGTAACCTAAGGACTGAAAATTCCAAGCAAAAATAGAATTTAACAAACGAAACTATCAAAGGTCAGAGAGAGATGCAGAACAAGTTTTAACCATTCACAAAAACAGTGATCACAACACAGAACTAATGTCTTTCGCAATTTCTTCAACTAacgaaaataaagaaatttctcATATATAAACAGGGAACATAAGCACCATATTCTAGCACATATTCCACTGTAACTTACTAACTTAGGATAAGGAGACTGAAGTAAAGAAACATCTCATGCTCAAAATCTGTTCCAAACAGTTTCCAGCATTATAGAATATAGTTTAAGACATCTTATACTGATGTTTAAGCAGCAGGTTTAGATTTTTCAGCCTCCTGCTGTTGTTTCCACTGCTCTGGTGTGAGGGCCTTCTTTATTGAGAGAGCATGAATCTCCTTCATCTCCTCTTCCAAAGCAGAATTTACCACCCGATGCCTCTCTAGCAACCTCTTTCCTTCAAACTGTTCTGATACTATTTCAATAACAAAGCTAGCACCACATCTGACAGCAACAAATTTTATTGAATGAACAAAAGATAAGGGGAATAGAACTGAGAAAATTCATAAATTCAATCTAAAGTGCAAGTAACATACCCTCCAGATGTATCGACTACTTCCTGAAATATGAAAGTtcaaaaataaattagaaataATGGCATAGGCACAAGCATTTGCCTGGAATATGAAAAGGATGGAAAATGAAGTCTGATAACAATGCAAATGGAAGTCTTTCACCAAAGTCTTTTAAATAAGAATGTATCTGCATCAAGCTGACTATATGAATTGTATCCTAAGGCTACACTAGAGCAGTCATTTGCAACACAAATCCACTGGCCATGCAGTAGAAAGAGAGAATCCAATAGTGAACTCTAAATCTAAGAGCCATGATTCTCATACAGACCACAAAGAGAAACTACCTGTTTCCTTGACAAAAGACTTTACAAAAAAGACAACTGAAAAATATGTCCAAAATCAAGAGGATGATATTATCATTCATTGAAGTGTTAGAAAAACTACCGGTAGTCTAATAAAGATGTTGATAACAACTAAACAAAGATTGAAAGATTAAAATCACTTGGCCAAAGAATAAATTAGTTTAGCTTTTCAAATAAGAATTTATTTCCATTAGCATTTTTGCTCCTTTATTTCCTGTTAGGTTATCCCAGTCCACAGAGGAAAAGCTATTTTGATTAAGCAACTTTTGTAATAAAATATCTTCCCAAGTATATGTTGTTGCTCAAAACTGATGATTTGTGCAAGTGAGGGATGCTCATTCCTTTGTCCCTATCTAATAGGTCAAAAATCTTACAGTCACAAGGAAACTAACCTCCTTACGATTTCATGGCGCGTTTAATGATACATGGGGTTTCTTGAAAGAGATGTAAGGTTTTCCTATTGTTTTTTAATGTGAGAAACTTTGTAGCTGTGTCCCTACAGTATCCTAGTTGGTTGGGTATCAAGCCAAAACAACAAGGAGTTAATGCAAATTTCTGAGTAGCAAGGTGAATAGTGGCGTGAAGAAGAAAGTTAGCTACATAGCCAGACTCATTAATATGAACTAATCCCAAATGCTCTTTTCCTTTTGTAAGAAACAAAATTCTAATGGCAAATCAGCAATATGATATTAGTACAATGGCAGAGTACAAGGTGCCTTCTGATCACCGGTTTCTATTCCTATCCACACAAACTAGTCACAACATACCCAACACACCACATCTCCACGATACTTCATCCGTTTTCCCTTCCCCAGAAAAAGGTGTGCTACAACATTGATGCAATACAAGATGGAGAGACAACCCACCTCAATCAAACTTACATACACAATCTCTACCTTAAATCTAATGCaaaatggtgatgaagaacaaAAGGCTTCCACTGTCAAGTACAAACCTAGACATATTACACCAATAAGGAGTAGAGATTATCCTTTGAAAGATATCTCAAGTGTTGGCCCTACTGGCCTACTGTGAACAACTACCCAAGCAAATACAGATACCATATTTACCCTTCCATATCACAGGAGTGGGTTCAAATAGAGATAAGTTGTCAACCCACTTCCTAGCAAAGGATTTACAACAAAACACTCTTGCTGATTCCATCTTGAAATATCTTTTGCCATAGGCAATTACTTGTGGAGGTAACTTTCAATATATTAGCCACCCTCACCATTAACTTTTCAAAGTTCTGGCAATGATCTCTTCCTAATCAGATATTCCTTCCCCTCGTGAACTCCCTCTCACAGTAAAGTTCCTTATTAATGATTTAAGCACCTGACCATTTTGCATCACCAGCAAACTGATTTGAGTCAACATAATCCTCCTGAAAGAAAAACTTTCCAACTTTCCAATCACATTACCTTCTCCACCACCGGATCAAAAGCAGTTGCCCCTTAGATTACCTCCAAGGGGAAGCCACTTCCCCACTTCACATTCCAAAGTTTATCCTTAATCCACTTTACTTTCTAGTGTATCCATTCCCGCAAGCTAACAGTTGCCTTTATCAATTTATTCCAATAACTAATATCAAATACGAAATAAGATTAGCTAAGGTTTTCCAAGAACTTATTTTtcctaggaaaaaaaaatttcctgaAACTTATTTCAGTTACAGAGTCCATACCAATCAGTACAGCCATCCTCCACTAGCACATGTTTTCGCTTAAGAAGTTACAAACTACTGTCTTATTTCCAGGTTTCATGAACAATCTTAGTAATAACTAAACTGCAATCCTTTTAATCAACCTGAATGTTAAAGTGTTCTTTCGAGATTAGGAGATTAGACTCAATCTCAGTATCCTGTTGTAAAATTAAACCAAACAAGTAAAAACTACAACCACCTTAAAACATGTGTTTGAATTTGCACACACAGAACAGAGATGTTAAACCCTAATACCTAACCTAATGAAAAACCACTAGGTTGATGAATATGCATATGAAAAACAAAGTGAATAGAGCTTACGAGATGTGAAGGGTTCAATTTAGAGGTCAATGAAGCTTCGACTTGTTCCTTGGTCACTCCCATCTCCCCAGAATTCGAGTGTGtgctgttctctctctctctctcctctggtTTAAAAGCAGAGCTCAACAACAGCTGGACTCAAATCTTCTTGGATGGACTGTATTACAGGCCCACTTAATTAGGGTAATTAGCCGACCACCCTTCTTTTTCGGACTGAATTTACAAGATCACCCTCGCATCCGTAACCCCCGATGCGCGCACCTGGCGGataattcctttctttttttcttttcgttttttATATCTCTTATTTGATCATAAATCCCAATTTCACAGATGATTTGAGGAAATGTATTATCAATTGTGATCTCATCAAAATATTATTCTAGCGCAACAGTtgcaaaaatagagaaaaacaaTATCATATATATTGCAATAAGAAATGTCGAGAATAAGCTCTAAAATCTCCGTCTCCTGTGTTATGATAGTGTTTTCATTAGttattattaatttgttttaaatttctaGTACGAGACCTGTCTAAATACTtctcaacaaagaaaaaaaaaagtcatgtcTAGATAACCAATTGATTTCTTACTTAAGTTTGCAACATTGTACAGGAATCTTAATTTAACGCTGAATCAGTCACTTTGAATGAGTTTTACTCTATTATTCTCCACTAGTGGTATAGTATCAATTAAAAATGGAATAATTGACTACTTGAACAAGACTCTCCCTACTAGTTGAGCTAGTATTTGTGGAGTTGTCATTTAAGTGTTGGTAGCCTTAGTATGGGCATCGATCTTGGTTTTACTGTTGTGCAATCTGTTTGGTTGTGGAGTACCTTACTCCACGTCGCGAAACCGTGGTGGTGATACGTGGGTGGAACAACGCAGCCTTGTTTCATTACTAAATTTCGGATTCTAATCCAACGACCGCGGTCAAATCAAATAACATGCATTATGTTATCCATAATATGTTTATATAGAAATCAGAAGGACTGAAGGAGTACTTCAATTAGCAACCTCCATGGAGCATCATATTCGATGTCCATACGTTTCCTAGGTGAGTGGAGTGTTGAGACTCTCAACTGTAGTCATATATATGTATCCATACGAACGGTTATTCGGTTGGTCAAGAGGAGAAACCGTTGATCTGTCCAGCaactctttcattttctttacaTCTAGGATTGTTGTGCTATTGTTCTTAAGCTCCTTGAAATTAAACCCTTCATTTTGTTGGTCTACAGATAAGAGTGGTTCATGCTTAAACATAAACAATTTATAAAGTCTGGGAGGTCGTTTCAAGCTCAAATGACCTTGTAGAACCTCGAAACACTTGGTGCAACAATACTAAACCTTCTAGGGTTAATGTAGCATGACTCATTGAACAACGTACTTAGCTCCTTTTCTCTTGAAGCGTTAGGTTTTTTTCTCAAAAGTTTGGGTTATCTAGTTCATTGTTGGTGGCTCTCGTCTGGCGGTGCCCTAGCGGCGGTGCAAGCCTCTAGCTTCGCCGGTGCATGGCGGTTGCTGTCAGACGGGTGGTTGATTGTTCTGGTGGGGAGGAGTCGATGCAGCTGTAACCTATTGCTTGTGGCCTTGAGGGGTGGCAGCGGTATCACTGTTGGTTGCTCTGAGTTGGTTAAGAAGACAATGGCAATCTCGTTGCGGCGATCGTTGGCCTGGGGTACGCCTTCAGGCCTTGATCTGAGTGTTTCAGGTCAGCGGGGTAAGTGGAATTGGGGGTCTCCTATGTTGGTTCTAGTTTGTGATGGTTTTGGGGGGTGGCATGTGGTTGTACGTGCAGACGGGTTTTGGTTGGTGGGATGACTGTGGTGGGCAGTGTTGTTGTGGTTGGAGGCTCTAGGCAGCTCTAGAGTCAAGGCGAGAATTTTGGCAGCGGTGGAGGCTTAAGATTGGGTTGGGATGGTGGTGGAGCCTTCGTGGCGGCTTGGTTTGCCTAGTGCAGATCAGTCCTTATGTGGGAGTTATCTCTGATACATGCATCGATCTAAGGACGTGTATTAACAGTGGTACTGTGGCGGCTCTTTGGGACATGGTTGTGGGTCTTAGCAGTATCTTTTTGGTTTTCATTAGGGTTTTCTTATTTAGCTTAGTTTTTTAGTTAGTTTCAATAAGTCTTTACTCAACcgagctagggtttgggagtCATGGTTTTGTAGTTGTGCCATTTTCTTTGCGTTATTCCCGGGAACTATGTGTTCTAAGATCGGTGCCTTCTGGTTGTCAACATATGGTGAATTGACCTCGCATGTGGTATGGCGGTATTTGGACATGGTGCTTGAGAGGGTAAATTCGTTCGTCTTAATGTTAGTAGCAAAGTTGTATCGTGACACTCGGGACTTGTTCTCCTTCATTATATCCCATGGTTTAAGACGTGAAATTTGGTTAGGACTTGGGCTCATTTGGCTCAGGGATGTCACTTATTGTGGTGGACCCATAACTATAGTTTTTTATATGAATGTGTGCAGTGGTGTCGTGACCACAACTGGTCATTCTAATGCGTTGTAACCTTATCAGTTATTAATGGatttatttcttctcaaaaaaaaaatgtaccttGACTTAGGTCTCTTGGAATGGCTCAAGTCTTTCCCTTTAAATTGTTCGATTAACCATTACTCTTTtaggactctttttttttttcctatttcatTAAGTACAAAGAGTTAATTACTTTTCTGAAACCCAAATGAATAATAGAATTAGGGCTCttgaccatttacccaatttaggTCTAACAAATGCTCATTTACTCCACTAAAAGATTTGTGTgctcacttacccaatttaaaggTAAAAATATCATTTTTCCCTCCgaataattaaaaagtcattgGAGACTTCGTCGGACTCCCGTTGTTAGCCTTCTGAATCGAATCACTGGCCACCGGTTCCGAAAGAGGTCGCcagagacttttattacccctcaataaaacccaataaatttttattgggggcagtaaaaagtttattgggcaTTATTGGGGAGCAACAAAACTAGAACCCAGACTCTGGTCACCGGTCCGGAGGTTAGAGGTCCCCGAAGACTTTTATTAGCCcccaataaaacccaataattttttattgagaggcaataaataatttattgggtatttttttttggggggggggggctagTAAAACCGAACGCCGGACTCTGATCATAGGTAACTGGTAGCCGGGGATCTTAAAAGAGGTCTTCAAAAATCTTATAGGTCACTGGAGAGGTCACCGGAGACTTTTAGtacccccaataaatttttgtTGGGgatcaacaaaattttattggttattattggggagcaataaaacCGGATGCCAGACTTTGATCACTGGTCTGAAAATTACCGAAGGTTCCCAAATAGGTCGCCAGAGACTTTTATTACCATCCAATAAAGGGAAAACTGTAGAGACAATGTTTGGACACTTTGAGGACTATCAAAGTGATATCTAGACTTTAAAACTTATCAATGTGACACCtgaacttatattttcttgtctaTGTAGTACCGATGTCAACTTTCTATCACGACACAGTCAAGTTAACCACGTGTGACACGAGGCCGAAAATGAGAGCTAAATGATTGATGTGCCCTCAACTTGCTTTTTTATCTGAACCATGATTTAATatgaataaaataattaatttaaatgaattttacaattaattctccAAAAATGAATTTATAattaagagagagaaataaaggaagaattaaaaaaaaaatcttcttccCTCTCATTCATCAtcaattcttcttctctctcattcaTCATCAATTACCCAtaattctttcttctctctcattcaTCAGGAGATTGAATGAGGACTTTAAAAGCTTGTTTCTTTGATATTGAATTGGGGCTGGTGTTTGGGAAATGATGATATATAGCAGCCATGGAAGGTTCTTCAGAGGCCATATTTCATTTGAATCAAGTAATTAAgattttaatttcttgcttccATGATTCTTGAACCCAaacggaaaagaaaaagaaaatgtaagaATTAGATAAAgattgaggaggaagaagactaGAGACGAAGTGGATGGAGAAAGAAACTATAAGAACTTTATTTTACGATGTCGAGAACTCCGATGATGACGTCGTCTACGTAATCAGAGTTGGGCCAGAGGCCGAGGAAGTTGTAGGTGGAGGTGGTGTGGCATGTTAGGAACGACGGAGAGGTCGTCGTCGTCCATATCAAACTCGTCCTTGAATTCCTGGAAATCAGCCTTGAAGAGGTCTTCCCAGTGGAGAACCGCTTACCGGAGCTAGATTTCTTGAGATCGGGCCAAAGGAgctttgctaaaaaaaaaattatttctcatTCTTTCTTGTTCTTGGTAGTTTCCAGatctttgataggagcatttttatgcgacgttttaattattatttcctcatatttttcttaattattttctttacttaatcatttttaatttagtttctattttctaggtacattggaataaatgacaaggaaatgagctgaaatgaagaaatgaagttttcctggtccaactaggaatcccagtcaacacaggaatcctgatgaggctaggaaacctgaaagcattaggagaccacatggcttgaagatgacgttggagatattttgggagattaaatctgatttttgccatgggaaatgatggagataatgtgaaaattaaggagagaatcaaggagattacgttgagaaaatcaagggagagtttcaagggattgtgcaacaagaaaaagctcaaaacaagtccagattcgttccttaattccctcaagatatgctggctgaaattagagaataaaatctacaattttaatgtgaaaatcaaggggaggacattaaggataaagccatagagagatttaagggagaaaaggtccaaaacaagtccagattcattcctattttcacttaaaattattttggccgaaaattaagagaaaaatcagataaaatcttgggaaaatcagcaataatatatttggaaagattatggagttattttggagcttcttgattggttgagtgacatgacaGAGCTGatgtggcattaattcattggttggagttgtgtggtgcaaccagaaaactccttggaaattaaattcatgaagtcttgccttcccctatatataccctcctctctagacgttttacacacaccacaacacacctctccCCCACAATTCTacacatcagaaaaattctctccattctctagtcttcagaagctctgcgtctcaagcaaggaggagaagaagtcatgcaatacatcaagatcctatccgccatccacccttgtgtcgtccctagaagattgctagctttcaaggatcttcgagttcttGTCTCAAGGCCATATCATCCATCTTTCATGGTGTAtttcaaacttttttttcttttcctttgtttgattagtagagttatgaattctagttaacatgacgttaagggcaaagtttaaagcccgtttatatgttttgaaataaaattgtgatttttatatgttgatttatatgttgcttatgtgagattgcttgattgattttggattatagaaaacttttgcatgtttgtgttctttggtggccaacttaggatatatgcatgtaattggagctagatttaagtagtaaaagctttggacaaaagtcgaaatcaattaaggagaattgcaaataggtgaacttattcatactaggttgtgcactttggttgacatcctttctttgttcttaatgcgttgaatgtgttcttgattagctagctttctagactatgattgcatgttcaataggattgatttaggtgctttcacttagattaattattggattaatttcagtttacccccctgaggtttctcaactttcaattttgaatttttaccccctaaacttttcaatttcaatcagccatgtccaatttttactgttccgtccaaattggacgttaagtttgacttttgagggttaaaatggtcatttcaacatataaaaaaaataaaataaaataaaaaattctgtttgtttttttttttttttttttttttctgtttcttcattttttttttttttttttttgtctccaacctatataccacaagttataataggtttataaaaacaaaaaaatactctaggtagttgaaagccgctcgctggtctacgatatttgtgacatatctccgataaagtgaagaatttaggatatatcccaaataaagtgaagaaatatttgtaaaaaataattttacactttatctgtaaataaatatctgtatattcccaataaagtgaagaaatatctgtgcaaaatcatttttggtctgcgatatttgtgatatatatccaatatttatctgtaaataaatatctgtaaaaatgattttacacagatatttcttcactttattggggatatacagatatttacagataaagtgtaaaatcattttttacagatatttcttcactttattggggatatatcctaaaattcttcaatttattggacatatatcacaaatatcgcagaccaaaaatgattttacacagatatttcttcactttattgggaatatacagatatttatttacagataaagtgtaaaattattttttacaaatatttcttcactttatttgggatatatcctaaattcttcactttatcggagatatgtcacaaatatcgtagactagcgagcggctttcaactacctagagtatttttttgtttttataaacctattataacttgtggtatataggttggagacaaaattaaaaaaaataaattaataaagaaacagaaaaaaaaaaaaaaaaaaaaaacataaatatttttttatttttttaaatttttttatgttgaaatgaccattttaaccctcaaaagtcaaacttaacgtccaatttggacggaacagtaaaaattggacacggctgattgaaattgaaaagtttagggggtaaaaattgaaaattgaaagttgagggGCCCCCAaatctcaggggggtaaactgaaattaatccttaattattcaaggaaagtaaaaaatgggaaatcgtttgctttctaacgtttcacatggtcaacttctttcttatgacatagaagatcaactaaaggaattgtgattggttttcattcatataattgtggatttgatatttgttccttgcgttccacctttgtatatgtgtttttatattttctttattttatttattttaattttcaaaactccaattcttaaaccccctttttatttcgttatttgtatatattctttttgtaaatactatactttgtacttattttaattctttatttgttttacaatgacaggtgtaccctcaatccccggattagaacgatccctatttactgtatactaacgatgacattttcaaggttaaattatgcgcttgcttttggcATATCAATCTTCCATTTCTCTACCAAAATGGGTTTGTCGAgtttaagaagatgaacaagaatgggttcaaga is a window from the Rosa chinensis cultivar Old Blush chromosome 2, RchiOBHm-V2, whole genome shotgun sequence genome containing:
- the LOC112190568 gene encoding protein BOLA2; translation: MGVTKEQVEASLTSKLNPSHLEVVDTSGGCGASFVIEIVSEQFEGKRLLERHRVVNSALEEEMKEIHALSIKKALTPEQWKQQQEAEKSKPAA